Proteins found in one Rickettsiales bacterium genomic segment:
- a CDS encoding quinone-dependent dihydroorotate dehydrogenase: MSFYSLIRPLIFQLSPERAHKLALRFAGVGGATYKSEKLKQKLFGLEFSNPVGLSAGFDKNAEAVNGLSKMGFGFLELGTVTPLAQPGNPQPRLFRLIEDEAVINRLGFNNSGLEVFCQNLQAAKRTLPLGANIGKNKDQIDAAADYVRGLEAVSSLADYVTVNISSPNTQGLRDLQEKDALGQLLAALMEKRTKPILLKVAPDLDEEQITRIAEVVLEQKVDGLIVSNTTLDRPESLKSIHRPESGGLSGKPVFTKSNRTLKLFAQQINGKIPLVGVGGIASGSDAYAKIRAGASLVQLYTALVYQGPGLVARINRELLQLLAQDGFNHISEAIGADLNE; this comes from the coding sequence ATGAGTTTTTATTCCCTGATTCGCCCATTGATTTTTCAGTTGTCGCCCGAGCGTGCGCACAAGCTAGCCCTGCGTTTTGCGGGGGTGGGGGGTGCGACTTATAAGAGTGAAAAGTTAAAGCAAAAACTTTTCGGATTAGAATTCTCAAATCCAGTTGGGCTCTCTGCTGGGTTTGATAAGAATGCAGAGGCCGTTAATGGCCTTTCCAAAATGGGCTTTGGCTTTTTAGAGTTGGGTACGGTGACGCCCTTAGCGCAGCCGGGGAACCCGCAGCCACGATTATTTCGATTGATAGAAGATGAAGCGGTAATTAACCGTTTAGGATTTAATAATAGCGGTTTAGAAGTTTTTTGTCAAAATTTACAAGCTGCAAAACGTACCCTTCCGCTGGGCGCAAATATCGGTAAGAATAAAGATCAAATCGATGCAGCGGCAGATTATGTGAGAGGCTTGGAGGCGGTGAGCTCGCTGGCAGATTATGTGACGGTGAATATTTCTTCGCCGAATACGCAAGGCCTGCGTGACTTGCAGGAAAAGGATGCGCTGGGCCAGTTATTAGCGGCTTTGATGGAAAAACGTACAAAACCGATTCTGTTAAAAGTGGCGCCGGACTTAGATGAAGAACAAATTACCCGTATTGCCGAAGTGGTATTGGAACAAAAGGTCGATGGCTTGATTGTTAGCAATACGACGCTTGATCGACCGGAGAGCCTGAAGAGTATCCATCGGCCCGAAAGCGGTGGATTAAGCGGCAAACCTGTTTTTACAAAATCGAACCGTACGTTGAAATTATTTGCGCAGCAGATTAATGGGAAGATTCCGCTGGTTGGTGTGGGCGGTATTGCGAGCGGTTCCGATGCTTATGCGAAGATTCGTGCCGGAGCATCGCTCGTGCAGCTTTATACCGCCTTGGTGTATCAAGGGCCGGGTTTGGTGGCGCGGATTAACCGTGAATTGTTGCAATTGCTTGCACAAGACGGATTCAACCATATAAGTGAGGCAATTGGAGCAGATTTAAATGAGTAA
- the trpS gene encoding tryptophan--tRNA ligase, protein MSKKRVFSGVQPTGNLHLGNYLGAIRHWVKMQDDYECIYGIMDLHAITVAQNPNDLRNSIREVAAALIASGIDPNKSILFPQSAVSAHAELAWILNCHTPLGWLNRMTQFKEKAGKKRDNASLGLYGYPVLMAADILAYNATHVPVGEDQKQHLELSRDIAGAFNRAYDQEYFELPEPLIMGEATRVMSLRDGTKKMSKSDASEMSRIDLTDTQDTIAKKFRKAKSDMEEGVTYDVEKRPEASNLLTIYAALADTSRTQVEAQFASSAFSDFKKELTDLAVAKLAPLTSKMRVLMEDPESIDRYLQNGTERAHEIAQKQLAEVREIVGFPVFKESSF, encoded by the coding sequence ATGAGTAAAAAACGTGTATTTTCGGGCGTGCAGCCCACCGGTAATCTCCATTTAGGTAACTATCTGGGAGCGATTCGCCATTGGGTGAAAATGCAGGATGATTATGAGTGCATTTATGGCATCATGGATTTACACGCGATTACTGTTGCGCAAAATCCGAATGATTTACGCAACTCGATTCGTGAAGTGGCGGCGGCTCTGATTGCGAGTGGGATTGATCCGAATAAGAGTATTCTCTTTCCCCAATCGGCGGTTTCTGCACATGCTGAACTTGCGTGGATTCTCAACTGTCATACGCCGCTTGGCTGGCTTAACCGTATGACGCAATTTAAAGAGAAAGCCGGTAAGAAACGGGATAACGCCTCACTTGGGCTTTATGGGTATCCTGTGTTGATGGCAGCAGATATTCTGGCTTATAATGCGACGCATGTACCGGTGGGTGAAGATCAGAAACAGCATTTGGAACTGTCTCGCGATATTGCGGGTGCCTTTAACCGCGCTTACGATCAGGAATATTTCGAGTTGCCAGAGCCCCTCATTATGGGGGAAGCAACGCGTGTGATGAGCTTGCGTGACGGTACGAAGAAGATGAGTAAATCAGATGCATCAGAAATGTCGCGTATTGACCTGACGGATACACAAGATACGATTGCCAAGAAGTTCCGTAAGGCGAAGTCCGATATGGAAGAAGGCGTGACGTACGATGTAGAGAAGCGGCCTGAGGCAAGTAACTTGCTTACTATTTATGCCGCGCTTGCTGACACATCACGCACGCAAGTTGAGGCACAATTTGCTTCCAGTGCTTTCTCGGATTTCAAGAAAGAGTTAACGGATTTGGCAGTGGCAAAGCTTGCGCCACTCACCTCTAAAATGCGTGTGTTGATGGAAGATCCTGAAAGCATTGATCGCTACCTACAGAACGGTACGGAGCGGGCTCACGAAATTGCGCAGAAGCAATTGGCCGAAGTGCGCGAGATTGTTGGTTTTCCTGTATTTAAAGAGTCATCCTTTTAG